The DNA region CAATCAGCATCCAGCCGCCGAAATTGAACAGCCCCTTCGCCACGCCGAACTGCGGCGGCAGAACACGGCGGATTTCCAGCACTTTCAGCGCGGAGCGGCCCAGCAGCAGCGCGGCCACGATCCGCGCGAACACCGCGGCGGCCAGCACGTTCTGCAGCGTCGCGCCCATCCACAACGCGGCGCCGAGCGGCAGCAACTGGAACAGGAAGGTGCCGATAGTCTGATTGGTGTTGTAGACGCCGAAACGTTCCGCGCCGTTGATCGCGCCCGCGAACACCCACGAGACATTGGCAATCGGAATCGCCACCGCGAGCCACGGCAGCGCCATGTACACCTCGTGCTGCAACTCGGGCGAAACCTTGGTGAAATACGCGGTGTAGAGAAACGCGCCGAAATAGATGATCAATCCGCCGATCACGCCGGTCGCGAGATTGAGCCATGTCGCGCTCCAGAACACGCGATCGCTCTCATCCTTGTCGCCGGACGCGCGTGCCTTCGAGATGTGATTCTGCGCGGCCATGCTCATGCCGAGATCGAGAATCCCGAAGTAGCCGATCAGCGTCCACACGAGACTGATCACGCCGTAGCGCTCGACGCCGAGCAGCTTGATATACGACGGCACGGTCACGAGCGAGACGAAAGTCGGCAGCACCAATCCGAAGAAATTGATCGCTACGTTCCTGAGAATGCCTTTGTCCATCGGATGCCTTGGGGTTGACTACGTTTGTCTTCGTGTTGCGTGCGGATTACCTGGTCATGCGAATGAAGCGCACATGTGTCGCTCATCAAGGTTTCCAGCGGTACATCATCACTTTGCCGCGCGCGTCCTCCTCGACGAACACAAGGTACTCGCCGTTGGCGCGCTTCGCGGCGCTGATGCCGTTGGGCACGTCGACCCAGCCCGACGCGCGGCCCACTTCCGGGCCCGGCCGGATCACGCCGAGCTCCTTGCCGCTGTCCTTGTCCCACACGTGCACCGCGCCGACCGGCTCGACGCCGAAGAGGTATTGCCCTTCGACCGTCAGGCCGATGATGGTGACGATCGGCTTGCTCTGCGTCTGCCACGGCAGCGTGATCGCATAGCGCTGCACCGGATTGCCGCTCGACCATTTGTCGTAACGCACGAGCACGCGGCCCACTTCCTTCCAGAAGCCGCGGTCGACCGGCGTGTCGGGCGTATAGCCCGTCACGTACATCGTGTCGGTGTCCGGGTCGTAGATCGCGCGATGCAGTTCCGTAAAGGGTTGCGGCACCGGGTACTGCGTCATGTTCGAATACGAGTAGACCGGATTGCCCTTCGCATCCAGCCCGCCGAAACGGAAGCGATAAATTCCCTTCGTGTCACGTGTGCGCCAGATGTCGCCGACGGTATCCACCCACCAGCCCCAGCCGCCCGCGAGCTTCGTACCGGACGTGTTGAGCGTGAATTCGTCGGTGTTGAAGCGGCCGTCGCCGTTCGCATCGCGCCAGATCCAGTCGCCGCCGGGTGGCGCATTCGGCACCTTGGCCACCGCGCGCTCGCGTCCCGCGATAAAGCCCGAAGGAATCGCCGATTCGCCGTCATGTTGCGGATCGAAGCGATAGATCTTCAGATGATCCGCATACATATCCGTGAGATACAGGAAGGTGCGCCCCTTCAATTTGCGGGCGATCGGCAGGCCCGGATATTGGTCGGTGTGGAACACGGGGTCGTCCGGATACTTGAAGCGGTTCGACAGAAAGCCCGCGTATTTCCAGTCCTGCCCCGCCGGCTTCGACAGATCGAGTTCGAAACGCTTGTTGCCGGTATAAACGCTGTCCGGGCGCGACGGATCGATCCACGCGCCGTCGACGAACAGCAGCCCTTGCACCTGCCAGTTCTGCTTTCCATCTGGTGCGTAGCTTTCGAGCGTCGCACCGAGCCCCGCGCCGATCGGGTCGTAACGCGGCCCGATACCGTTGGTCGACACATAGACGTTGCCGCGCGCGTCCACGCCCACGCCGGTCAGTCCGTTGAAACGCCGCGGGCCCGGTTTGCCGGCGACGCCGCTGAAAATGCCGCCGCGCTCGCCGAGCGAGCCCGACTCCGCGTAACGGCCGTCGTTCCTGCTGAAATACAGCACCTGCTGACGCGGGCCGTTGTCGGCGATCAGAATGCGGCCTTGCGCATCCACCGCGATATCCACCGCAATCGTTCCGGCAGGCAGCGTGAAGTTTTCGTCGATGCGTTTGCCTGCCGCCGTGTAGTGCTCGACATGCGGCGCGGCGTCGTTGCGCGTGCCGCTCAAGACCCACAGCGTGCCGTCCGGCGCCAGCGCGAGCCGGCCCGGCTCGTGCACGCTCCAGGTGGTTTTCTGCTGCATCGATTCCGCGTCGTACACCTCGATACGATCGCGCGCCGTGTTGGCCGCATACAGCGTGGTGTCGTTCGCGGCGAGGCCGCCGATTTCGGCGCTCGTGCCGGTCGGCACTTCGTTCATCATCAGGAAGCCGGCCGCCAGTTGCGCATGCGGATCGGCGCTCTTCGCGGCGGGCTGGAACGGTGCGGCGCGTTTCGGATCGGCGATCTGCCGGCGCGAGATGCCGAACCACTGCTTGCCCTTCTCCGGCCACACGCCCTGTTCGACCAGCCGCCCCTTCTCGTTGCCGACCGCGATCGCGACGAACGCATACTTGCGATTCACCGCGACGGCGTTGCCGCCGCTGTTGCCCCAGCCATGCGTGCCGCCCGCGAAGCCGAGCATCTTGCCGTTCTGATACACGCTCGCCTCGGCGCCGCTCTCATCCCAAGGCGCGTTCGTGTACACCTTGCCGTCGGGCGCGACCGCAATGGCGGTGATGTTGATCTGCGCCCAGGTGCCGTCGCCGAAACCGAACGTATTGCCGATCCATGACGTTTTCGCGTTCAACGCGGTTTCCGCATGAGCCGTGAAACTGACCGATTGCGCGGTCAGTCCGGCGGCGCACGCGAACACGGCGAGCCAGCTTTTGAACGTGAAACGGGGCAAGGTATTTCCTCCAATCAGCGTCGCGCCGCGCGCGGGCAACGAGGCTCGCGCGGCGACACAACCCGGTGAAATGACGGTACGCATCGCGGTCGATCTCGTGATGCAAGTCGCTAGAAGCCATGCAGGGACATCGGACAGATTCGTGCGGGGACAGGGCCCAGGCAGAGCCTCGACAGAACGGCTGCCGCGCGTGACGCGCTGATGAACTCACGCGGGAATTCACGCGCCGCGCGCAGCCCACGCGCCGTCGCCGGCCACCCAATCCGCACGGCTCACATTACGCGGAAAAAACGCCGCGACGAAAATCGAAAATAATTCAAAAATATTCGATGCTTTAAGCAATGTGAAAGAAACCCATTTAAAAATGAATTAAAACAAAATTGGCTGCGACGCGGATCGCTGCGCGCCGCTGCACATCATCCTTACCGATCTTCGGCAACGCGATCCGCACTTATTACATCGCCGGCCATCCATTCGACATAAGCATAAAAATCCATTGAGAATGGACAACGAAACACCCTGTTGCAATCTGATTCATTTATCCAATTCATTCCCGTTTTTTCACGATTTTCTTTTCCCTAGAATCGATTGCACTTCCGTTGCGACGCGAAGCGAGCGCGCCTCTTTCTCCGCAATCCTCGCGCGATCCTTCGCCCGGCCCATCCGCTTCACACCATGGACGGTTCATGACTGCCAGCGCACTGCCCTTAGCGCCTTCCCACTCCCGCCGCATCGTGCAGCTCGACGGCTTGCGCGCCATCGCCGTGCTCGCCGTATTCGCGCAGCACGCCTTGAAGGCGCCGCTGTGGATGGGTGTCGATCTGTTTTTTGTTCTGAGCGGTTTTCTGATCACCGGCATCCTGCTCGAGCGCAAGGCGCGTCAACAGTCGTATTTCGGTTATTTCTACGCACGCCGGGCGCGCCGCATCCTGCCGCCCTACGTGCTGCTGATGGTGGTGTCGTCGATTCTGTTCGGCTTCGGCTGGGCGCAGCACTGGCAGTGGTACGCGTTCTTCGCCGCCAATATCGGCGACGCGCTCAACCAGAGCGGCCACGACAGCCTGAATGTGCTGTGGTCGCTCGCCGTTGAGGAGCAGTTCTATATTTTCTGGCCGTTCGTGATCCTGCTCGTGCCCGAGCGCGTGCTCGGCTACGTGGCCGCCGCGCTGATCCTGCTGGTGCCCGTGCTGCGCGCGGTGGCCACGCCGTGGTTCGATTCGTTCTGGCCGATCTATTACCTCACGCCGTTCCGCATGGACCTGCTCGCCGCGGGTGCGTTGCTGGCGGTTGCCGTGCGGCGTGACCGCAATGCGCTCGAACCGTTCAAGGGCGTCGCGGTGCTGGGCATGTTCGCGGCGCTCGCGGTGCTGGCGTGGCTGCATCTGCACTTTCCGCGCTTTCGCGCGGCGAACACGCCCCTCTCGAACGCCGGGCTCTACAGCGTTTCGTTGGTGCTTTGTACTTCCGTCGTGGTCATCGCCCTGCAAAGCAAGGGCATCGTCAAACGGCTGCTGTGCAATCCCGTGCTGGTCTATATCGGCACCATCAGCTACACGATCTATCTGATTCACCTGAGCGTGCTGTACGCGCTGTGGCCGCTGCATCTGAACCGCTATGTGAGCGCCGCGCTCGCGCTCGCGATCACGCTCGCCTACGCCAGCATCACCTGGTTCGCGTTCGAGAAGCGCCTGATTTTCGGCTCGGCGCGCGGCGCGCCCG from Paraburkholderia aromaticivorans includes:
- a CDS encoding acyltransferase family protein yields the protein MTASALPLAPSHSRRIVQLDGLRAIAVLAVFAQHALKAPLWMGVDLFFVLSGFLITGILLERKARQQSYFGYFYARRARRILPPYVLLMVVSSILFGFGWAQHWQWYAFFAANIGDALNQSGHDSLNVLWSLAVEEQFYIFWPFVILLVPERVLGYVAAALILLVPVLRAVATPWFDSFWPIYYLTPFRMDLLAAGALLAVAVRRDRNALEPFKGVAVLGMFAALAVLAWLHLHFPRFRAANTPLSNAGLYSVSLVLCTSVVVIALQSKGIVKRLLCNPVLVYIGTISYTIYLIHLSVLYALWPLHLNRYVSAALALAITLAYASITWFAFEKRLIFGSARGAPAQKQAQPQTHTQAATGSRVGTAPQAPQSRA